The sequence CCAGAAAGCACTTTTACTACAAGGCAATAGCAGCTTCCCGGCACTCGCACTGTTCGACGTGAATTGCTGGGGAATAAAGATTCTAttgtttaatttcatttctataccactttctgTTTTTAACAACAATAAACACATCAGAACAGTTTGCAACCTACGTTAAAACATCAAATAGAACattccaaaataaaacattacggAAGAAGAGCAAATACAAAACATACATCCAAAGAAACATAATTAGCAAGAAACTAAAATAccttaaaagatttcaaaataagacattacaaaGGAAGGTCATATatagaaacacatttaaaacagcataattaggaagagaataaaatattgtgttttAGAACATTTTCTATTCTATCCACAGCAATTACAACTATCTGCACATTAATGTTGTGAGCGCAGTGGTCATTACTGTAGTATGGAAAGAGCACTTGGAGTAGCTTTAGTGTTTTCCATTTTGTTTCCTTCCTCCAGCACCAAATCATTGTCAGGTGGCCATTCCCTGGGCTCTACATGGCTCTACATGGGGACAGGGATGcagctaggaggaggaggaaacaggtTATCTCCATGGGAAAGAGAAAGATAGGCTCCTTAGGCATAACCAACGGAGTCTTAGAGGAGTGAGGAGATGTGCACGTCTTACCAGCACAATCTGATGGCCCGGCGACAAAGACATCTCATCAGCAGCAGAGCCAGGTGTGACTTGGTGAATGAAGATGCCCGTTTGGTTCCCCCCAATGATGCTGATCTGTTCCATCAAAGTGTTGGCTTGGAAGGCAATGGTTGTGATGCGGCTTGGGAAACGCTGTGCAAGCCGCCGGCGCATAGGCACACTGGGGAAGAGGAGAATGGAGCCGTGAGGACAGAGTGGGCATGGGGGCTTCTGTCTCCTCCGGGATGTGCATatctcccctttccttccccttggctcatcccatcacaggttCAACTAAGCTTCATAGCATTACATGCAAAATGGGCCACTGTCAGAAATATCAGGTCTTGGGTAACAAACTCTTTTTTTCCTTGATGTCAGCACAGCCCTTTTGTCTTTTGCCCAGGACATGGGTGCCTCAATTGTTGAGAAAATCCTCATTGAGTTAGGCCTTGAGTCTGTGGATGCTTACGACCCAAATTTTCTGCGGTTGGGAACTTGACATTTACCTCTCTGAGATGCAGGGGTCCAGGTGAAGCCACAAAGAGTTGCCATctggaatgaaaaagaaatgtttgAATAGGTGAGAGCTAAGTGACCACTTTGTTCATCTCTAACCAGGCACCCATGTTACGTTAGCAAAGCTGTACACCAACCAATCAGAATGGGGCAGTAAGTTCTGCAACAAGAGGCAGGATCTATTATTGCTGCACAAAATGCTTGGCTGGTAACCTTCAGAGTTTACTCATTGTGTCTCCTTTGCTTTGCTGGATATGGGGTGCCTGCTagatgaggggtgtggcctgggaaagtCTCATGGGCTCAATAAGAGATCCCtaaagggccacatttggccctgcAGGTCTGAAGTTCTCCACCCCAAAAAACAGGTAATCAGAATTCACCAAGGAAGCAAATTCTGGAATTGTATGTCCCTGCTTTTTCTCTTTAGTACAGATCTGACTTTGGAGTCACAGTATTGTACTTAAAATTAACACTTTGATAACAAGTCTCCTACTATTATTGATATGATTGGTTTGCCCTGTCCCAACTGAAGGGCCCACTTAGATTGTGGACCCTTTGGACCCACAATATGCCCAGAGCTAATGAGGTAATTATAAATTACCTCAAATTATAAATACAACAACTCAATCAGAAGAGTCGTCTCCTCCCCTTAGCCAGGGACACACCAACCTAGGTTTGATCCCTTACCCTCTTTTTCCACCATCTCATACTCAAAAGGGGGGTCTTCTACTTTCTCTTCAGAGGCTGAAGGGAAATCGTCCTCCAGAAACTCCAGGGAACTGCTGCAAGAGGAGACATAAATAAGATGAAAATAACAGAGTGTGAACTGGAAAGTTAGATCAATCCAGGGGGTCATGGCGGTTGCGAGGTTATATTCAGgatggtgggtgtgggtgtatgaTAAACAGGATGAACAATCTTAAAATATTCTCTCCTTATATATTGTTTAGTTGAGCCTGGAACAGATTCACACATGTCCAGTGGAGCCTGTTAGCACATCATTTTAACttgttccccctccccccgcccaacACTACATAATAAAATTGTCCTGCTGCAGTTTGCATGGCTGTCGAGAAGTGGCCGTGGTAACTGCTGCACAGAATCTGGTAGTATATGAAGACTTAAGGGTGCAAGTTTCTACCCTTCATGGCTGTGAAGAAAACATATGGAAAGTATAAGATCAAGGCTTATAAAGACTTCCAGTGGTGGTGGGAGATAATTGTCACATCTCCATATCCTACCTAATTGCTCTTAACCCCCTTTCAAAATTCTGCTAAAATCTGGATGACTGGAAAAAAAGCATCTGCGATAAATTAGAAAACCAAAATATTTCTGTAAATTGGTATTTATTTGTCCgctttgcaaaatgcacctgTCTATCAAAAttgtgattctctctctctctctcttttttaataagCACACATGCCCACATAGGCCTAGCTGGGAACCAGCAGTATACAGCAGAGCATGGTCTGTACTCACCTTCTGGAAAAAGAACTTTCTTGCATGGCTCTCCTCTGTAGGGAATGCTTACATGGTGGGATTGGGCAGCATGAGCGGATGCTCCCAAGCAGCTCTTGGTTTGACCTGTTGCTTAAATCTGACCAAGACTGCGAAAGAAAAGACGTAGGTCAGGCCACTCAGACACAAGGGAACTCCAGTTTCCCTGTTCAGGTCTTTCCCCCAGGTGTTCTGTGCCCTAAAGAGTGGGGGCCTGCAAGACAAGTGAGGCCCCTGAGGCCCCTGAGGATAGTATCCTGTGGCGCCTCCCcctaacccacccaccccgcctTGCAGTTGGAAAAAGTATGGTGGGTTTGGGGAGGGGTGAGCTGTACACCTCAGACATGCTCAAGAAGCTGTCCTGGCTGTCACCCCGGGGGCAGACGGCGTTCATGCGCACAAGACGCTGCTTCCTCTTTGGACAAGGTTCCTTGGTCAGAGAGCTGGCAGGCCCATCCCACTGCACCTGCTTagaggaaacagagagagagaaatggctcaCAAAACACGCAGCAAAGAACTGCCTGCAGGGCAGAAAATACTGGCGGGAACAACACCATATAGATGATAAGGAGCTTCCATTTTTCTCCTACCCCAGTCATTTCCATGCTGTGTGCTGGGGAATATGAGTATGTCGCCTGCTAACCAGTAATTTTAACGTGTATTCCCCCCATATAATAAAATTGTCGTTctgttgtcatgctgcagtttgcatgGCTGTCAGTAGGTGGCTACGGTAACTCCAGTGTGACAGTAGGCAAGCAAGCAGTGGAGGTGGCAAGTGGCCCTAGTGAGCTATTTAAAAGCAGGATGGGAGGCGCTCCAGAGAGCAGTTTGGTAAGCCACTTTCTGAAATGCCTCCCATCCTCCTTTCAAAGGGGTTGGAGGTGATGGTGagctgggaggggtggggagtgagTGCTGGGAGGGGAGGTTTGGACGAGCTGGGAGGCGATAGGCGAGGAAGTGGGAGAGGTGTAATGGGAGCGGGCCCTCGGTTACCCTCATCCCAAAACTCACTGCGAGCACTGAGCCACTTAGGCCTGTCTGCTTCCTGAGTTCACAGATCTCATCCGTGAGCTCAAAGACTTTGCGGCGGAGCGAATCTTTCTCCAGGAGGCTCTGAGAAATTTCCACCTGAGCAGCATCCCTTGCACTGTAGGCCTGGGGAGGGGGACAGAAACACGTCATTGGCAGGGGCTTTAGGAGACAGACGGAAATAAGCTATCGGCAGCAACAGTTATAGGGACAAGTGCAGGAGATCAAAACCATTCTCATAATAGCTTAAAAGGTTCCAGTGAGCCATTTGCTCTGGGGCCTTGAGAATCAATCCTAAATAGGGGCAGAACATACCACAGGAAGCACAAAGAGTACTCTGCAGTACCAACAAAAAACCCAAGGTGCTGCCTGAGTTGTCTTGGGACTGCAAAATATAAAAGTAAGGCTGGACCTACCTTGGAAGGTCCAGCTAATGCTGGAAGGTTTCTGCTAATGCAGGGTGCATTGCATGCAGGATCTCTGCCTTAAGGTCCTGCATGCAATGTGGGGAAGTCCGGGGGAAGAGATTCCGCAAACAGAATTAGTAATGCAGCCAGTTCTCTGCTTAGACAACAAGCCTTGTTACAATTGCTGCTATCTTTTTAACTACTGGGCTggattctaggtaaaggtaaagggacccctgaccattaggtccagtcgtggccgactctggggttgcggcgctcatctcgctttattggccgagggagccggcgtacagcttccgggtcatgtggccagcatgactaagccacttctggcgaaccagagcagcgcatggaaacgccatttaccttcccgccagagcggtatctatttatctacttgcactttgatgtgctttcaaactgctaggttggcagaagcatggaccgagcaacgggagttcaccctgtggcagggattcgaaccgccaaccttctgatcggcaagtcctaggctctgtggtttaacccacaacgccaccttcCCATTAAAACCTTGCAGCTAGTAACAGGTAATGTCCATTATATGGCTTGGAACATTTGATTGGACATTTCCTTAACTGTTGCAACATTCTAGAATGGTAAAGATCCCTTCTAATTGGACAAGCCACCACTTCCCTTACTTTGGTAACCTCCCTGCCGCCTGCCCTGAAAACAACAACTCTCTTTAATGCGGTCAGACCTCTAGGTTACctgatctctctctttctgcagatCAGCCACTTGTGCCTGGAGGGCACTGATTTTGTCCTTGTAGATCTCACAGTCCACCTTCATCCTCTGGCACTGGATCAGAGTGtgctccttttcttcccagcacTGAATGGTGACAAAAAATGTTAGCAAGATATTAACACCCAGTAAACGCATGACACTCTCTGCCACTGCCTTAATGCAtggaacagaattgtagagttggaaaggaccacgagagtcatctagtccaaacccctgcaatggcCAGAATCTTTGTGACCAgcgtagggctcaaacccacaaccctgaaattaagagtctcgtgctgtaccaactgagctatcctaggtCCTCTTGACACCTACATTATGCTGGTAATGTAACCCAGCTTGACAGTGTTCAGGTGCAACATCGAAATATATTTGGAGCAGCTTTTGTTGTGAGACTGTGTCCTAAAGGTATTGGCTCCTGCAGATGCTGTTTGATATTTTAAATGTtctatggtttatttatttttggtattGCTTTGTGTCCTTAGATGCCCTGAGCTCCCCTAGGGGAGGAAGcatgggatacaaatgtaaacaaacaataTGGGCTGGATTCTGTAACCTCATGCTACAGACTGAAGTACAGGCATGCAGCTAGCTATGCTAGTTGAATTGTCCCCCTGACATAAGTTGGAAAGAGGCTTGATTCCTCTGCCTCCCACCTTGCCTAAAGGCAAGCATGGGTTGTGCGGCCCCCTCTCACCTGCTTCCGCTGATTCTCAGCAAGTGCCGCCTGCTCCCTCAGCGAGTGGATGCGATTCAGCAGTTCCTGCTTTCCGTCCAGAGCATCATCAAGGTTCTGCTCCAGGATATCCTTCTGCACCTGGACAAATGAGAGAGGCTCATCAGAGGCGCATTTCCGCTCCCCTTACCCTTCCACCACACCCTTGCCCAGGTTGGGGAGGATGGGTGTGGAAACCCATATGTGGCGGCTGGATCTGTGACAATCTGCCTCCTCAAAAGCTATGCCTCCTGCAGCCAGTAAAGGATCATTATGTAGTTGGAGGGGATTTGTGCAAGAcaaacaattttgctgaaatgtgAGGAATCAACTGTGCAGTTGCCTATATAAGTTTGTAAGAAGCTTGTATTTAGGGCAAACGCATTAAGGACATTGCAAGCCTACATTGGTTCTTACACCAGATGACCAATATGCTGCTGAAGTATCATAGAAATGGTTGTTTTGTGAAACGAAGAAATCTGTTAAGAAATCCCCAGATCttgtcacagaactacagttcacTGGATTCTCCGAGGGGAGGAAAAGGACTGTGAAAAGAATCCACAGCACAGGCAAAACCAGTATGAAAGTATTCCTGGAAATAGTCTTTTACCACACTGAAGGTCCCCAGCTCCACCATTGACTTGAGACGCTCGTTCTCCTCTCTCAGTGTCTGAAGTTCATCGGCCTGTGGCTGTGTGTCCCCAGCTGGCCTTGGGGACCTCTCCCATTCACAATAGGATGACACCCGGGCTCGCTGCAATTCCTGCTTCATCAGGTACAGCTACCATTGATGGGAacacagagaagaaaaagaagaagcagcagcagtgagcgAGCAAGACGAGTGGTGGCAGCATGAAACACCTGGCAAGGTTAGGATGCTCACTCTGAAACACTGGACCTGAGGGTCTGGTTTTAAGCATGCAGCTAGACTGCCAGTCCTTCTAACAGTGGGCTCAGCTGGGGAGGGACAACAGAACTGGAGCCAAAGCAGGCCAACTGAGAAACAAGATGGTGGCACCAGCACATTCAAGGAAactccaaatttaaaacaaaaacaaataaaactaatGGGACACACGTACCCATCCCCAACAGCCAAGCaaagactgagcatgcttagtgccCACAGAATGTTGAGGAGCAGCTGGGAAAGAAAGATGGAAAACTGGGAGTGGGGAATGGCCTGCTTGAGCACTTTACACCTTATACAAGGTGTGGTGGGGGACCTTTGGCTCCCCAGATGCTGCtgatctacagctcccatcagctcaagcaatcatggtcaatggccaggtgttatagaagttgtagttcagcaacatatggagggccaatgGTTCCTCACATCAGGCTTATAGTATTCTAGAAGAGAGCATGACTGACTGGCTGGTAGAAACTCCAAACAGGACCACTCCTACTAAGGGGTGGGGTTACACTATCACTGCCACAGAACCCTCAGTAAGCACTTACTGAGGGGTGTCTTCTACACTCCAAACCTATGCACGTTCTGCAAGAAGCCGTGCTAAATACATACTTAGGTTAATCATAGcacaggaggaaagagaaaaatcTGGACAACTACAAAGAAattggtgataggctctcctaGCACACAATCCAATCTACAATACCACACTCTTCAGCTGATAGGTCCAATAAACCAGGCATTTCAGGAGTCATCTTGTAAGAAACCCTACTCTCTTCTGACAAGCAGATGCCAAACAATCTTGTTCTGGAATCAGATTGCATCATTTCCATGGAATTTTATGTTATGTCACTTCCAGTCAATCAAAATTGGTCATCATCTACTGGTAATTGTATTGGAGGAGGTGTTCATTGGAGGAAGAGCTGTGCCTTTCCTCTGAAGCTGCAGCATAAATCGTTGCCTCCAGTGGAGGCAAGGTGCCAAGCTAGGCATTCCTCCAGGCAAGCTAACAATTCCTGCATTCTGAAACACCTAGCAGTAAAAGTGGCATGTACAAAAATAGCTCCAGATTACTGACAGGAAGCACTCTGGAGCTGtggcaaaacattcattgaaACTTCATTTAGAGGACTAGCAAAAGACTGGGAATTTCTTCGAAACACATAATGCACATCCATTATTCCTGATAGCAGCCTTTCACTCCTAAAATGATGTGACAACATCAGCTGAGCACAACACCCTACCACACCTCTTCCTGCAGGCTCTGACAGCGGGTGATGGCCAGGTCCTTCTCCTGCAGGGCACTGCTGTAACGTAAAGATAGGCCATAAAGTTCATCTTTAAGCTTGAGGGCTTCATGGAAGTGGGCACTGAGCTCCCTCTTCATGCGGTTACATTCGGCCTCAATGCCGCTCAGGCTTTCAGCTTGTGCTTCCAGTCGGGCGGTCTTCTCCTTCAGCTTGCGGCAGTGATGGAGCAAAGACACCTTCTGCCGCTTCTCCTGGCTCAGTTCTTCCTGCAGGCTGCTCACTGCCTTGGCCAAGCATTCTGTCAGTTGGGAACTCTCAATCAAGTCTAGGGTAAGGGAAATAACAGTTAGGCCTTTGACTGGTCCAGGCCTACCACGAAGCAGACAGAGCAAGGCATCCACCTCAGGCAGACAGATTTTGGCAGCAGTCTGGTGTTTATTGTATTTCTGCTACCTGTGAGGAAGTTGGcaaggggaaaatgtgtgtgtgtgtgtgtgtgtgtgtgtgtgtgtgtgtgtgtgtaagagacacCATTTTGATTATCTGCCTTAGGTGCCAAAACATCTTGGGTCAGCCTCACTTCAGGGGCTGAAGATTGTTTTTAACACAACTGTCTCCTCTCAAGAAAGTGAACCATGAATAGGTGGGGTACAGGGTTTGAGAAAACTCACCACTGAAATGATTGTGGTCTATGGAAGGTTCCAAGCCAGTGATGAGCACATAAATATCTGGGTTGTGGAGTTTCAGGCTTTCCAGAAAGGCAAGGGCTCCATTTTTCCCACGGAATTTCAAGAGATCCAGCATGTGACCTGCAAGGGAATAAGAAAGAGCAACAGCATAAAGCGATTGAGTTGGGGCTCCGTAAGACCCACCCTGCCTGCTGGGTCAGTGGAACATGGCAGGTGATGCGATGTGATGTGCCGTATCTCTGCAAGTAATTTTGTTAGCCAGCTAAATGGCCTTCTATAGCACTTGCAGTACAGAGAAGCCAACAGAGCAGTCTTTAAGGACATAAGTCTTGCAAAATAGGCTGCAATCAGTTGTCTTGACGGGCCCAGCTTTGGCTTCCTTCCTTCAGCCTTGGTCTGTGCGGGAATGATTTTACCCTACCTATGGTCTTTGTGGGACAATTTGCCTATCTGTCTTTGGCAGCCttctccaatctggtgccctcatgctgactggggttgataagcattgttgtccaaaacatattGAGAGCACCAGGTTGCCCCTTTGTGAAACACCCATCCTCCTTTGACTGACACAGAGGAACTCCTTCCCATTTAGTATCGCATTTATTCCCCCAACCACAAATGATGTCCTAGTAGTCCAAATTTTTGCATCAACAGCTAGCCTTCCCTCCAGTGGTAACACTACCATGTTGAGATTCTTTGGACACAGGCTATGTCTGCTCCTAAAGTTGGTAGCCTTCCTCATCTGCTTATGGTGAGCATGATTAATGACAAACTTGGTGATGTAGACAAAGTTCAACAGGGCTGTCCCGCCTCCCCTTCTGCATTTCTTCTAGAGGGAGAGGAGCAAGAAAGAAACATATCCCCTTTCCCCATTATAGGTAGATGTGCCTTATGGCGTCCCATCAACATTGCCACACTAAGGCTGCTCACCCACTCTCATGGCGCTGTTTGTGAACTGAGGGCTGTGCAGCACCTCTTCCTCATCAAGTTGTCCAAGCACCTTGGCCTGGCGCAGATAGGGTGTAAGCCGGCTCGGGGTGACACCACGAACAATCCTGTAGCGATGACCCTCTACCATCTCCCACAAAAGGTCCTCATCCATGTCACGGAGCTGTTGATCAACCAGGATGGGGTCATCTGCTCCTGCCTCTGCCATAATAGGAATCTGGAAGGACGAGAGGGGCTAGTAGTTTTCAAAGGACACAAATCAAAAACTTGTTTTTTGAAGCTCTAAATACACAGTAGGTAAGCGCTCCATAAGGTACACAGCTCTTGTTCCAAATTGGGTGTGTGGCACAGCAGAGGCCGAATCCCAGCCTAGAAAACAGCATTGCACAATACTGCAGGACCAAAAGGATTCTTGGAGATCGAGTCCGTAATCCTCTCTGCTTTTATCCAAACTAACACTACATGCATTATACACctgtcttcattatacacctttaggtaccaggcaaaaacgttcctttttaaccaggcctttagttgatttgattgacatcctatggccttttaaaatgtgcagtgttttttttttttttttggaggggggtgttattgggttgctgtttttattttgattatatattttgtggttttatattctgattttgttatatgaaccaccctgagacctctggctatagggcagtatataaattcaagtcatacatacatacatcctaC comes from Podarcis raffonei isolate rPodRaf1 chromosome 2, rPodRaf1.pri, whole genome shotgun sequence and encodes:
- the CARD14 gene encoding caspase recruitment domain-containing protein 14 isoform X2 produces the protein MKQELQRARVSSYCEWERSPRPAGDTQPQADELQTLREENERLKSMVELGTFSVVQKDILEQNLDDALDGKQELLNRIHSLREQAALAENQRKQCWEEKEHTLIQCQRMKVDCEIYKDKISALQAQVADLQKERDQAYSARDAAQVEISQSLLEKDSLRRKVFELTDEICELRKQTGLSGSVLAVQWDGPASSLTKEPCPKRKQRLVRMNAVCPRGDSQDSFLSMSESWSDLSNRSNQELLGSIRSCCPIPPCKHSLQRRAMQESSFSRSSSLEFLEDDFPSASEEKVEDPPFEYEMVEKEDGNSLWLHLDPCISESVPMRRRLAQRFPSRITTIAFQANTLMEQISIIGGNQTGIFIHQVTPGSAADEMSLSPGHQIVLVDYGVMEPGFKAVLEDATLEEALWVLERVNGFCCLSVRLNMEGYKKLLIDLNSKLVTSGDSFYVRSNLCLERQAPGELLVGCHDILHITDTVCQGQTQWSACQVNPYTMKDMDAGTIPNYCRAQQQLITLIQEMAQKSTVTHKNSGLQPKLVRIVSTDNKKINPLWSSMDCSLSDSSKPHMSRRVSLHTRSCVSLMPYTLVRPCRPGCPRPVLLVPTLLGRILADKLCLSKAFEKCPAEPQGETQSRDALPEKSEMSSNCCVPHQALEWLMQKNVHGWLDLGLESVQELLAMEIYPIIILVTISEKNGKKFRKALQRLGATEEQLLETARKEEAQLETVPCLYGTIAPDAWSDHDTLVSCVRVAIAEEQKKVVWVEQMPH
- the CARD14 gene encoding caspase recruitment domain-containing protein 14 isoform X1 — its product is MLDLLKFRGKNGALAFLESLKLHNPDIYVLITGLEPSIDHNHFSDLIESSQLTECLAKAVSSLQEELSQEKRQKVSLLHHCRKLKEKTARLEAQAESLSGIEAECNRMKRELSAHFHEALKLKDELYGLSLRYSSALQEKDLAITRCQSLQEELYLMKQELQRARVSSYCEWERSPRPAGDTQPQADELQTLREENERLKSMVELGTFSVVQKDILEQNLDDALDGKQELLNRIHSLREQAALAENQRKQCWEEKEHTLIQCQRMKVDCEIYKDKISALQAQVADLQKERDQAYSARDAAQVEISQSLLEKDSLRRKVFELTDEICELRKQTGLSGSVLAVQWDGPASSLTKEPCPKRKQRLVRMNAVCPRGDSQDSFLSMSESWSDLSNRSNQELLGSIRSCCPIPPCKHSLQRRAMQESSFSRSSSLEFLEDDFPSASEEKVEDPPFEYEMVEKEDGNSLWLHLDPCISESVPMRRRLAQRFPSRITTIAFQANTLMEQISIIGGNQTGIFIHQVTPGSAADEMSLSPGHQIVLVDYGVMEPGFKAVLEDATLEEALWVLERVNGFCCLSVRLNMEGYKKLLIDLNSKLVTSGDSFYVRSNLCLERQAPGELLVGCHDILHITDTVCQGQTQWSACQVNPYTMKDMDAGTIPNYCRAQQQLITLIQEMAQKSTVTHKNSGLQPKLVRIVSTDNKKINPLWSSMDCSLSDSSKPHMSRRVSLHTRSCVSLMPYTLVRPCRPGCPRPVLLVPTLLGRILADKLCLSKAFEKCPAEPQGETQSRDALPEKSEMSSNCCVPHQALEWLMQKNVHGWLDLGLESVQELLAMEIYPIIILVTISEKNGKKFR